Proteins encoded in a region of the Panicum hallii strain FIL2 chromosome 3, PHallii_v3.1, whole genome shotgun sequence genome:
- the LOC112883826 gene encoding RING-H2 finger protein ATL65 → MRPPRRPRPPSPAQTPAPSPASPSRDASHSPPSPYAAAFAPSPGPSPGPGAGPAPEPSAAAAPLAGGGRRAGGSLSPPLIAMLAVVGAALLVVLYARLVSRVFRAARRRWRRRRLRLLMAPGGGSFSPSSARGGDGSFASFTTYDNYYHTFSPYCGLDDAAIKSLPSAQYLAAAAARGSGASRECAVCLLEFADGDELRALPLCAHAFHADCIDVWLRAHASCPLCRAAVALPPPVASPLHRAARRVRPSLDDLLFFHPVPPAPPDGAGPEIAPASPDQLRGARDFLLKRSYSFGFERSLAVEAASTASPPWRYRASAAADGATSRGRSFWSKRWPSPFGGGGGGGGGSAAGSTAARVFSFRSYRSAAGKSSPFSRRRAHGGAGSGFFMSLASEPPSILAAARRSRAAAAASSRLRCGDPEALLSPDRLSR, encoded by the coding sequence ATGcgcccgccccgccggccgcggcccccGTCCCCGGCGCAAACGCCAGCTCCGTCCCCCGCGTCGCCCTCTCGCGACGCCAGCCATTCGCCGCCTTCTCCCTACGCGGCGGCGTTCGCGCCCTCCCCAGGCCCTTCGCCGGGCCCGGGTGCAGGTCCCGCGCCGGAGccgtccgcggcggcggcgccgctcgcgggcggcgggaggcgggcgggcgGGAGCCTGAGCCCGCCGCTCATCGCGATGCTGGCGGTGGTGGGCGCGGCGCTGCTGGTGGTGCTGTACGCACGCCTGGTGAGCCGGGTGttccgcgcggcgcggcggcggtggcgccggcgccggctgcGGCTGCTCATGGCCCCGGGCGGCGgctccttctccccctcctccgcgcgcggCGGGGACGGCTCCTTCGCGTCCTTCACCACCTACGACAACTACTACCACACCTTCTCGCCCTACTGCGGCCTCGACGACGCCGCCATCAAGTCGCTCCCCTCGGCGCAGTAcctcgcggccgcggcggcgcgcgggtcgGGGGCGTCCAGAGAGTGCGCCGTGTGCCTGCTCGAGTTCGCGGACGGCGACGAgctccgcgcgctgccgctgTGCGCGCACGCCTTCCACGCCGACTGCATCGACGTCTGGCTCCGCGCGCACGCCTCCTGCCCGctctgccgcgccgccgtcgcgctcCCGCCGCCCGTCGCGTCGCCGCTCcaccgcgcggcgcggcgggtgcggcccAGCCTCGACGACCTCCTCTTCTTCCACCCGGTCCCGCCGGCCCCGCCCGACGGCGCCGGGCCCGAGATTGCGCCGGCCAGCCCGGACCAGCTCCGAGGCGCCAGGGACTTCCTGCTCAAGCGCTCCTACTCCTTCGGCTTCGAGCGCAGCCTCGCCGTGGAGGCCGCGTCCACGGCCTCCCCTCCCTGGCGCTACcgcgcgtccgccgccgccgacggcgcCACCTCCCGCGGCCGCAGCTTCTGGAGCAAGCGCTGGCCGTCCCcgttcggcggcggcgggggcgggggcgggggctcCGCGGCCGGCTCAACCGCCGCCCGCGTCTTCTCCTTCCGCTCCTACCGCTCCGCGGCGGGCAAGTCGTCCCCCTTCTCCCGCCGGCGCGCCCACGGCGGGGCCGGGAGCGGGTTCTTCATGTCGCTGGCGTCGGAGCCCCCCTCCATCCTGGCCGCGGCGAGGCGgagccgcgcggccgccgcggcgtccaGCCGGCTCCGGTGCGGGGACCCCGAGGCGCTGCTCTCGCCGGACCGGCTCAGCCGCTGA
- the LOC112887097 gene encoding uncharacterized protein LOC112887097, producing the protein MRYGEVAHFSHPQHRLRLEHHDTPFRCDGCREVGIGARFRCPHPGCDHDLHRQCALPLSPSPPPLRHPFYPRCAFAFLARAPGAPGSRYCNACGRDVAGYVYHCRTCGFDLHPCCAALPHALDAGGGVRLYLHPDSKAGVACHRCGHRGRSWSYRSHCRSFSLHVACVMDMLVESWHGVGRHKGVYDGGLVVPGGGGCRVPAIRGAAKSVHASRGGYASWGRKKGKVKRCCEIAGFAGQVVISAVLGDPTALIAGVIGSLIAL; encoded by the coding sequence atgaggtACGGCGAGGTGGCGCACTTCAGCCACCCGCAGCACCGCCTCCGGCTGGAGCACCACGACACGCCGTTCCGGTGCGACGGGTGCCGCGAGGTGGGCATCGGCGCGCGCTTCCGCTGCCCGCACCCGGGCTGCGACCACGACCTGCACCGGCAGTGCGCGCTCCCgctctcgccgtcgccgccgccgctccggcaCCCGTTCTACCCGCGCTGCGCGTTCGCCTTCCTCGCGCGGGCGCCCGGCGCCCCCGGGTCGCGCTACTGCAACGCGTGCGGCCGCGACGTCGCCGGCTACGTCTACCACTGCCGCACGTGCGGGTTCGACCTGCACCCGTGCTGCGCCGCGCTCCCGCACGCGctcgacgccggcggcggcgtccggcTGTACCTGCACCCGGACTCCAAGGCCGGCGTCGCGTGCCACCGGTGCGGCCACCGCGGGCGCAGCTGGAGCTACCGGAGCCACTGCAGGAGCTTCAGCCTCCACGTGGCGTGCGTCATGGACATGCTCGTCGAGAGCTGGCACGGCGTCGGCCGCCACAAGGGCGTGTACGACGGCGGGCTGGTGGTGCCCGGGGGCGGCGGGTGCAGGGTGCCGGCAATCCGGGGCGCGGCGAAGAGCGTCCACGCGAGCAGGGGAGGGTACGCGTCCTGGGGCAGgaagaagggcaaggtgaagcgCTGCTGCGAGATCGCCGGGTTCGCGGGGCAGGTGGTCATCTCGGCGGTGCTCGGCGACCCCACCGCGCTCATCGCCGGCGTCATAGGGTCCCTCATCGCGCTATGA
- the LOC112885948 gene encoding uncharacterized protein LOC112885948, with product MDIAPFKLDIDELIADYAKENSTSLADFKRVWKAKKFSYLYEGRPKTNSGFFMQSLFLHCIGHLTSQSSLRRRLAGLYCLYCLYECQPYKPQFKIYLSLEECRQLKDFVITTKQNEVHLVPALVKRMLDKGMFLFGYMNLLGDDSEKQVEELTALQNKRVNFACDKLFANTQAESYMHMDLGVEFELDSIKKLSKEYAEAKKLALAEAGQTVDIEDAKHILQSDKLLGDKIEEVVKEWDAQKEEFYERTGLSRGNELVLIDNDESGVQHHEYDDFDELTQLLE from the exons ATGGATATTGCTCCATTCAAGCTGGACATTgatgagctaatagccgattaTGCCAAG GAGAACAGCACGTCACTGGCTGATTTCAAGCGAGTTTGGAAGGCAAAGAAATTTTCTTATCTCTATGAAGGCAGACCTAAGACAAACTCTGGTTTCTTCATGCAGTCCCTCTTTCTGCATTGTATTG GTCATTTGACTTCTCAAAGTTCTCTACGCCGAAGATTGGCTGGGCTTTACTGCCTTTACTGTCTGTATGAGTGTCAGCCATACAAGCCACAGTTCAAGATCTACTTGTCCCTTG AGGAGTGCAGGCAACTGAAAGATTTTGTCATTACGACTAAGCAAAATGAAGTGCATCTCGTGCCGGCGCTTGTCAAAAGGATGCTGGATAAAGGCATGTTTTTGTTTGGCTACATGAATTTGCTGGGTGATGACAGTGAGAAGCAGGTTGAGGAATTGACTGCATTGCAGAATAAACGAGTCAATTTTGCTTGTGACAA GTTGTTCGCAAACACCCAAGCAGAAAGTTATATGCACATGGACCTG GGTGTGGAATTTGAGCTTGATAGCATCAAGAAATTGTCAAAGGAGTATGCTGAAGCCAAAAAATTGGCCCTTGCAG AGGCTGGCCAAACCGTCGACATTGAAGATGCTAAGCACATCCTTCAGAGTGATAAGCTGTTGGGCGACAAGATAGAGGAGGTCGTCAAAGAATGGGATGCTCAGAAGGAAGAGTTCTACGAGAGAACAGGATTATCACGTGGCAATGAGCTCGTTTTGATTGACAATGATGAATCAGGAGTACAACATCATGAATACGATGACTTTGATGAGCTAACACAGCTGCTTGAGTGA
- the LOC112885910 gene encoding BTB/POZ domain-containing protein At3g50780-like isoform X1: MRGTALKNSDGSSEESDVKLKPPVSSEEGMEGSRPRRGSPARVSTVPIAVTPEGFWCCPSPAALHKSLKNPHHHHAGGGGNKQAPQHHKTPSAPPSKAPSVQTAPSVTDEPPAPADEPRHQDQAAAEAPAPAGGQQEPQHKICVGFGRPETSDLTVMLYGKEGIAVRMGVHREVLCQSSAFFASRLAGGHGPPAPCVEIHDCDDAEIYVETVGLMYCDEAKHRLLKQSVPRVLRIMKVAEVLGFHGCVKSCLEYLEAVPWVGEEEDNVVASIRHLQSKNYGVSPLLRRISSENLNSPGDTLANIMEMVLTSTDDRGRREMKALVLNLLKDSSHCTDGSSDICSETLYSSCRGCLDRLHRLFTEASEEDYSVNVTRRITLETDNLLWLVEILVTQRICDGFVVMWSSQTELAELHPKLPAASRYTVSCITARLFVGIGRGEMLPSKNTRLSLLQVWLQPLIDDYSWLQCSCRSFDRKLVEDGIGQTILTLPLEDQRSMLLSWFGRFLKLGDNCPNLQRAFEVWWRRTFVRPYVNEAEAGNVLSSDRSSS; encoded by the exons ATGAGAGGGACAGCTCTGAAGAACAGCGATG GTTCTTCCGAGGAATCGGATGTGAAGCTGAAGCCGCCGGTCTCGAGCGAGGAGGGGATGGAGGGATCGAGGCCGAGGaggggctcgccggcgaggGTCAGCACCGTGCCGATCGCCGTCACGCCGGAGGGCTTCTGGTGCTGCCCGTCCCCGGCGGCGCTGCACAAGAGCCTCAAGAACCCGCATCACCaccacgccggcggcggcggcaacaaGCAGGCGCCGCAGCATCATAAGACCCCATCGGCCCCTCCATCCAAGGCGCCATCAGTCCAGACCGCGCCGTCTGTGACCGACGAGCCACCGGCGCCCGCCGACGAGCCGCGGCATCAGGACCAAGCGGCCGCCGAGgcaccggcgccggcgggtGGGCAGCAGGAGCCGCAGCACAAGATCTGCGTCGGGTTCGGGCGGCCGGAGACCAGCGACCTGACGGTGATGCTGTACGGGAAGGAGGGGATCGCCGTCAGGATGGGCGTGCACAGGGAAGTCCTCTGCCAGAGCAgcgccttcttcgcctcgcggCTCGCCGGCGGCCACGGCCCGCCGGCGCCGTGCGTGGAGATCCACGACTGCGACGACGCAGAGATCTACGTCGAGACCGTCGGCCTCATGTACTGCGACGAGGCCAAGCACCGGCTGCTCAAGCAGAGCGTCCCGCGCGTCCTGCGCATCATGAAG GTTGCCGAGGTGCTTGGCTTCCATGGATGCGTCAAGTCATGCCTCGAGTACTTGGAAGCCGTCCCTTGGGTCGGCGAGGAAGAAGACAACGTCGTCGCATCCATACGGCATCTTCAGAGCAAGAACTATGGAGTTAGCCCGCTGCTGAGGAGGATTTCATCTGAGAATCTGAACTCACCAGGTGACACACTGGCAAACATAATGGAGATGGTACTGACGAGCACCGATGATCGGGGGCGTCGGGAAATGAAAGCCCTGGTTCTGAATCTTCTCAAGGACAGCAGCCATTGCACTGATGGATCTTCAGACATCTGTTCTGAAACGCTGTACAGTTCATGCCGAGGGTGCTTGGACAGGCTCCATCGACTATTTACAGAGGCATCTGAAGAGGATTATTCAGTGAATGTTACGCGGCGAATCACCTTGGAGACTGATAATCTCCTATGGCTGGTGGAGATTCTTGTTACCCAGCGAATCTGCGATGGCTTTGTGGTGATGTGGTCAAGCCAAACAGAGCTTGCTGAATTACATCCAAAATTGCCGGCAGCATCTAGATACACCGTGAGCTGCATCACGGCGAGGCTGTTCGTCGGCATTGGGAGAGGGGAGATGCTTCCATCCAAGAACACCCGTCTCAGTCTCCTGCAGGTATGGCTGCAACCGCTGATCGACGACTACTCCTGGCTGCAATGCAGCTGCCGGTCGTTTGACAGGAAGCTTGTGGAGGACGGGATCGGGCAGACGATCCTGACGCTTCCATTGGAGGACCAGAGGTCTATGCTACTGTCATGGTTTGGGAGGTTCTTGAAGTTGGGGGATAACTGCCCGAATCTGCAGAGGGCGTTTGAAGTGTGGTGGCGAAGGACTTTCGTCAGGCCGTATGTTAACGAGGCTGAGGCAGGTAATGTTTTATCATCAGATAGGAGTTCATCTTGA
- the LOC112885910 gene encoding BTB/POZ domain-containing protein At3g50780-like isoform X2: MSLSRSSSEESDVKLKPPVSSEEGMEGSRPRRGSPARVSTVPIAVTPEGFWCCPSPAALHKSLKNPHHHHAGGGGNKQAPQHHKTPSAPPSKAPSVQTAPSVTDEPPAPADEPRHQDQAAAEAPAPAGGQQEPQHKICVGFGRPETSDLTVMLYGKEGIAVRMGVHREVLCQSSAFFASRLAGGHGPPAPCVEIHDCDDAEIYVETVGLMYCDEAKHRLLKQSVPRVLRIMKVAEVLGFHGCVKSCLEYLEAVPWVGEEEDNVVASIRHLQSKNYGVSPLLRRISSENLNSPGDTLANIMEMVLTSTDDRGRREMKALVLNLLKDSSHCTDGSSDICSETLYSSCRGCLDRLHRLFTEASEEDYSVNVTRRITLETDNLLWLVEILVTQRICDGFVVMWSSQTELAELHPKLPAASRYTVSCITARLFVGIGRGEMLPSKNTRLSLLQVWLQPLIDDYSWLQCSCRSFDRKLVEDGIGQTILTLPLEDQRSMLLSWFGRFLKLGDNCPNLQRAFEVWWRRTFVRPYVNEAEAGNVLSSDRSSS; encoded by the exons ATGTCGCTGTCGAGAA GTTCTTCCGAGGAATCGGATGTGAAGCTGAAGCCGCCGGTCTCGAGCGAGGAGGGGATGGAGGGATCGAGGCCGAGGaggggctcgccggcgaggGTCAGCACCGTGCCGATCGCCGTCACGCCGGAGGGCTTCTGGTGCTGCCCGTCCCCGGCGGCGCTGCACAAGAGCCTCAAGAACCCGCATCACCaccacgccggcggcggcggcaacaaGCAGGCGCCGCAGCATCATAAGACCCCATCGGCCCCTCCATCCAAGGCGCCATCAGTCCAGACCGCGCCGTCTGTGACCGACGAGCCACCGGCGCCCGCCGACGAGCCGCGGCATCAGGACCAAGCGGCCGCCGAGgcaccggcgccggcgggtGGGCAGCAGGAGCCGCAGCACAAGATCTGCGTCGGGTTCGGGCGGCCGGAGACCAGCGACCTGACGGTGATGCTGTACGGGAAGGAGGGGATCGCCGTCAGGATGGGCGTGCACAGGGAAGTCCTCTGCCAGAGCAgcgccttcttcgcctcgcggCTCGCCGGCGGCCACGGCCCGCCGGCGCCGTGCGTGGAGATCCACGACTGCGACGACGCAGAGATCTACGTCGAGACCGTCGGCCTCATGTACTGCGACGAGGCCAAGCACCGGCTGCTCAAGCAGAGCGTCCCGCGCGTCCTGCGCATCATGAAG GTTGCCGAGGTGCTTGGCTTCCATGGATGCGTCAAGTCATGCCTCGAGTACTTGGAAGCCGTCCCTTGGGTCGGCGAGGAAGAAGACAACGTCGTCGCATCCATACGGCATCTTCAGAGCAAGAACTATGGAGTTAGCCCGCTGCTGAGGAGGATTTCATCTGAGAATCTGAACTCACCAGGTGACACACTGGCAAACATAATGGAGATGGTACTGACGAGCACCGATGATCGGGGGCGTCGGGAAATGAAAGCCCTGGTTCTGAATCTTCTCAAGGACAGCAGCCATTGCACTGATGGATCTTCAGACATCTGTTCTGAAACGCTGTACAGTTCATGCCGAGGGTGCTTGGACAGGCTCCATCGACTATTTACAGAGGCATCTGAAGAGGATTATTCAGTGAATGTTACGCGGCGAATCACCTTGGAGACTGATAATCTCCTATGGCTGGTGGAGATTCTTGTTACCCAGCGAATCTGCGATGGCTTTGTGGTGATGTGGTCAAGCCAAACAGAGCTTGCTGAATTACATCCAAAATTGCCGGCAGCATCTAGATACACCGTGAGCTGCATCACGGCGAGGCTGTTCGTCGGCATTGGGAGAGGGGAGATGCTTCCATCCAAGAACACCCGTCTCAGTCTCCTGCAGGTATGGCTGCAACCGCTGATCGACGACTACTCCTGGCTGCAATGCAGCTGCCGGTCGTTTGACAGGAAGCTTGTGGAGGACGGGATCGGGCAGACGATCCTGACGCTTCCATTGGAGGACCAGAGGTCTATGCTACTGTCATGGTTTGGGAGGTTCTTGAAGTTGGGGGATAACTGCCCGAATCTGCAGAGGGCGTTTGAAGTGTGGTGGCGAAGGACTTTCGTCAGGCCGTATGTTAACGAGGCTGAGGCAGGTAATGTTTTATCATCAGATAGGAGTTCATCTTGA
- the LOC112885910 gene encoding BTB/POZ domain-containing protein At3g50780-like isoform X3, with protein sequence MEGSRPRRGSPARVSTVPIAVTPEGFWCCPSPAALHKSLKNPHHHHAGGGGNKQAPQHHKTPSAPPSKAPSVQTAPSVTDEPPAPADEPRHQDQAAAEAPAPAGGQQEPQHKICVGFGRPETSDLTVMLYGKEGIAVRMGVHREVLCQSSAFFASRLAGGHGPPAPCVEIHDCDDAEIYVETVGLMYCDEAKHRLLKQSVPRVLRIMKVAEVLGFHGCVKSCLEYLEAVPWVGEEEDNVVASIRHLQSKNYGVSPLLRRISSENLNSPGDTLANIMEMVLTSTDDRGRREMKALVLNLLKDSSHCTDGSSDICSETLYSSCRGCLDRLHRLFTEASEEDYSVNVTRRITLETDNLLWLVEILVTQRICDGFVVMWSSQTELAELHPKLPAASRYTVSCITARLFVGIGRGEMLPSKNTRLSLLQVWLQPLIDDYSWLQCSCRSFDRKLVEDGIGQTILTLPLEDQRSMLLSWFGRFLKLGDNCPNLQRAFEVWWRRTFVRPYVNEAEAGNVLSSDRSSS encoded by the exons ATGGAGGGATCGAGGCCGAGGaggggctcgccggcgaggGTCAGCACCGTGCCGATCGCCGTCACGCCGGAGGGCTTCTGGTGCTGCCCGTCCCCGGCGGCGCTGCACAAGAGCCTCAAGAACCCGCATCACCaccacgccggcggcggcggcaacaaGCAGGCGCCGCAGCATCATAAGACCCCATCGGCCCCTCCATCCAAGGCGCCATCAGTCCAGACCGCGCCGTCTGTGACCGACGAGCCACCGGCGCCCGCCGACGAGCCGCGGCATCAGGACCAAGCGGCCGCCGAGgcaccggcgccggcgggtGGGCAGCAGGAGCCGCAGCACAAGATCTGCGTCGGGTTCGGGCGGCCGGAGACCAGCGACCTGACGGTGATGCTGTACGGGAAGGAGGGGATCGCCGTCAGGATGGGCGTGCACAGGGAAGTCCTCTGCCAGAGCAgcgccttcttcgcctcgcggCTCGCCGGCGGCCACGGCCCGCCGGCGCCGTGCGTGGAGATCCACGACTGCGACGACGCAGAGATCTACGTCGAGACCGTCGGCCTCATGTACTGCGACGAGGCCAAGCACCGGCTGCTCAAGCAGAGCGTCCCGCGCGTCCTGCGCATCATGAAG GTTGCCGAGGTGCTTGGCTTCCATGGATGCGTCAAGTCATGCCTCGAGTACTTGGAAGCCGTCCCTTGGGTCGGCGAGGAAGAAGACAACGTCGTCGCATCCATACGGCATCTTCAGAGCAAGAACTATGGAGTTAGCCCGCTGCTGAGGAGGATTTCATCTGAGAATCTGAACTCACCAGGTGACACACTGGCAAACATAATGGAGATGGTACTGACGAGCACCGATGATCGGGGGCGTCGGGAAATGAAAGCCCTGGTTCTGAATCTTCTCAAGGACAGCAGCCATTGCACTGATGGATCTTCAGACATCTGTTCTGAAACGCTGTACAGTTCATGCCGAGGGTGCTTGGACAGGCTCCATCGACTATTTACAGAGGCATCTGAAGAGGATTATTCAGTGAATGTTACGCGGCGAATCACCTTGGAGACTGATAATCTCCTATGGCTGGTGGAGATTCTTGTTACCCAGCGAATCTGCGATGGCTTTGTGGTGATGTGGTCAAGCCAAACAGAGCTTGCTGAATTACATCCAAAATTGCCGGCAGCATCTAGATACACCGTGAGCTGCATCACGGCGAGGCTGTTCGTCGGCATTGGGAGAGGGGAGATGCTTCCATCCAAGAACACCCGTCTCAGTCTCCTGCAGGTATGGCTGCAACCGCTGATCGACGACTACTCCTGGCTGCAATGCAGCTGCCGGTCGTTTGACAGGAAGCTTGTGGAGGACGGGATCGGGCAGACGATCCTGACGCTTCCATTGGAGGACCAGAGGTCTATGCTACTGTCATGGTTTGGGAGGTTCTTGAAGTTGGGGGATAACTGCCCGAATCTGCAGAGGGCGTTTGAAGTGTGGTGGCGAAGGACTTTCGTCAGGCCGTATGTTAACGAGGCTGAGGCAGGTAATGTTTTATCATCAGATAGGAGTTCATCTTGA
- the LOC112885911 gene encoding probable tetraacyldisaccharide 4'-kinase, mitochondrial: MEEKARQLVARLAATPDSAVRDLPFVHRALTVPLLSAASAALRLTLLLSRLRPRRDLPVPVVSVGNLTWGGNGKTPMVDFLARSFHRLGMSPLILTRGYAGGDEPKMLRRRLSDTSAKIGVGANRAAVASSMLRTYGYIHHSKTFCAEKKPSSTSKLESGIIGVAILDDGMQHWSLLRDVEIVMVNGLAPWGNTHFIPRGPMREPLSALGRADIVVIHNADLASELQLKAIRSTIEDNAATCSMFYSRLAPSHIFEAKQPLWKLPLNVLNDKIVLCVSAIGCPNAFIHTVREMGPLKIDRMDFSDHHFFNAHDLKIIQETVRNLMDQHGKDVIILITEKDYDRDPEALTTLDAKVWVLSSSLQIIPHKEHGEDEFMRKVKEILAITGRSKSHAVDWTPS; encoded by the exons ATGGAGGAGAAGGCGAGGCAGCTCGtcgcccgcctcgccgccaccCCGGACTCCGCCGTCCGGGACCTCCCCTTCGTCCACCGCGCCCTCACCGTGCCCCTCCTCTCCGCCGcgtccgccgccctccgcctgACCCTGCTACTCTCGCGgctccgcccgcgccgcgaCCTGCCCGTGCCCGTCGTCAGCGTCGGCAACCTCACCTGGGGCGGGAATGGCAAGACGCCCATGGTCGACTTCTTGGCCCGCAGCTTCCACCGCCTCGGCATGTCGCCGCTCATCCTAACAAGG GGCTATGCGGGCGGCGATGAGCCAAAGATGCTCCGGAGGCGCCTTTCTGATACTTCAGCCAAGATTGGGGTCGGTGCAAATAGAGCAGCAGTGGCTTCTTCCATGCTGCGAACATATGGCTACATCCATCATTCTAAAACCTTCTGTGCTGAGAAGAAGCCTTCGTCAACTAGCAAACTGGAATCCGGTATAATTGGAGTAGCCATATTAGATGACGGTATGCAG CATTGGAGCTTGCTCAGAGATGTCGAGATTGTAATGGTTAATGGGTTGGCTCCGTGGGGAAACACCCATTTCATTCCACGAGGACCTATGAGAGAACCTTTGAGTGCACTTGGTCGAGCTGATATTGTGGTCATTCATAATGCTGACCTG GCTTCTGAACTGCAACTTAAAGCAATCAGGTCTACAATAGAGGACAATGCAGCAACGTGCTCAATGTTCTATAGCAGATTGGCTCCATCACATATTTTTGAAGCTAAGCAACCATTATGGAAACTTCCTCTTAATGTGTTGAATGATAAGATCGTGCTATGTGTTTCTGCAATTGGCTGCCCCAATGCGTTCATTCATACAGTCAGAGAG ATGGGTCCACTTAAAATTGATAGGATGGATTTCAGTGATCACCATTTCTTCAATGCACAT GACCTCAAGATAATCCAAGAAACCGTGAGGAATCTCATGGATCAGCATGGCAAAGATGTCATCATCTTAATTACCGAGAAG GATTATGACCGTGATCCAGAGGCCCTTACAACATTGGATGCAAAGGTCTGGGTGCTGTCTTCTTCGTTGCAGATTATTCCTCACAAGGAACATGGAGAAGATGAATTTATGAGGAAAGTAAAGGAGATTCTCGCGATTACTGGGCGTTCGAAGTCGCATGCGGTGGATTGGACCCCAAGTTGA
- the LOC112886364 gene encoding protein DA1-related 1-like produces MSWLNKIFKGSVNRVSRGHYDGDWHEGQSSDYNRDTYGDSDNEDIDRAIALSLAEEDQHKGTAAIDTHYNLEEDEQLARALQESLNAESPPRQNVPDENVPPRRNVPIEDVPPRQYVPAKEPPPHVYPASGFRTCAGCHNPIGHGRFLSCMGSVWHPECFRCFACNKPISEYEFAMHDDQPYHRSCYKEFFHPKCDVCDNFIPTNRDGLIEYRAHPFWMQKYCPSHEDDGTPRCCSCERMEPREIKYITLDDGRKLCLECLNSSIMDTPECQHLYMDIQEFFEGLNMKVEQQIPLLLVERQALNEALEAEKNGHHLPETRGLCLSEEQIVRTILKRPQIGPGNRILDMITGPYKLSRRCEVTAILILYGLPRLQTGSILAHEMMHAYLRLKGFRNLSIEVEEGICQVLSHLWLESEIIAGSSSNVASSSAASSSSSSAPTSSKKGAKTEFEKKLGAFIKNQIETDSSEAYGGGFRAGYPAVERYGLRRTLDHIKLTGSFPY; encoded by the exons atgagttggttAAACAAAATTTTCAAGGGTTCAGTAAATAGAGTTTCAAGGGGTCACTATGACGGAGACTGGCATGAAGGCCAGTCATCTGATTACAACAGA GATACTTATGGTGACAGTGATAATGAAGATATAGATCGTGCTATTGCAttatcactagcagaggaagaTCAACATAAGGGAACAGCGGCTATTG ATACTCACTATAATTTGGAGGAAGACGAACAACTTGCACGAGCACTGCAAGAGAGCCTGAATGCCGAATCTCCTCCTCGACAAAATGTTCCTGATGAGAACGTACCTCCTCGACGGAATGTTCCTATTGAGGATGTGCCTCCTCGACAGTATGTTCCAGCAAAGGAGCCACCTCCACATGTTTACCCAGCAAGTGGATTCAG GACTTGTGCTGGATGCCATAACCCAATTGGCCATGGCCGTTTCCTTAGTTGTATGGGTTCAGTTTGGCATCCCGAGTGCTTCAGATGTTTTGCTTGCAACAAGCCCATATCCGAGTATGAG TTTGCTATGCACGACGATCAGCCATACCACAGATCCTGCTACAAAGAGTTTTTTCATCCAAAATGCGATGTTTGTGACAATTTT ATTCCAACGAATAGAGATGGCCTCATCGAATACCGAGCACATCCTTTCTGGATGCAGAAGTACTGTCCTTCCCATGAAGATGATGGCACTCCTAGGTGCTGCAGTTGTGAACGAATGGAG CCTAGAGAGATCAAGTACATAACATTAGATGATGGGAGGAAACTCTGCTTGGAATGCCTCAATTCTTCAATAATGGATACTCCAGAATGTCAACACCTTTACATGGACATTCAGGAATTTTTTGAAGGTTTGAACATGAAAGTAGAACAGCAAATTCCATTACTTTTGGTTGAGAGACAGGCTCTGAATGAAGCATTGGAAGCTGAGAAAAAT GGGCACCACCTGCCCGAAACCAGAGGTCTATGTCTTTCTGAAGAGCAAATTGTCAGAACG ATCTTAAAAAGGCCACAGATTGGGCCAGGAAACAGAATCCTAGATATGATTACAGGACCATACAAGCTGTCTCGGCGGTGTGAAGTGACTGCGATCCTTATATTATATGGTCTACCAAG ATTACAAACTGGCTCCATTCTTGCCCACGAGATGATGCATGCATATCTTCGTCTCAAAG GATTCCGAAATCTTAGTATTGAGGTTGAAGAGGGCATCTGCCAAGTTCTGTCCCACCTGTGGCTAGAGTCAGAAATCATCGCCGGTTCCAGTAGCAATGTCGCATCCAGCTCAGCGGCAtcgtcatcttcatcttcaGCACCTACCTCTTCCAAAAAGGGCGCGAAGACCGAATTCGAGAAGAAGCTGGGGGCATTCATCAAGAACCAGATCGAAACGGATTCGTCCGAGGCATATGGAGGTGGGTTCAGAGCTGGCTATCCGGCTGTCGAGCGCTATGGTTTGAGAAGGACCCTGGATCACATTAAGCTGACAGGGTCTTTCCCCTATTGA